The genomic region CAGCGGTCTGGGTAGGCAGCCGTGACCCGAGGAAGCCCCAGATCCGCCTCACCGGCGGCAAGCCCATCGGCGGTTCGACACTGCCTGGTCCGATCTGGGAGAAGTACATGAACACCGCGCTCAAGGGGCAGGACGAGGTCTCCCTGCCCAGCGTCACTGGCGAGGGCGACGTTGACGCAGGCAACGGCAAGGAGCCGGTGGCTCCGCCGCCGACCCCCGGTCTGCCTGGCGGACCGGGTGGACCCGGCGGGCCTGGCGGCGGGCAGCCCTGTGACCCGTTGACCAACCCGTTCTGCCCGCGTACCGACGGCAACGCCGGCGGCGACACTCCCGGTGGGCCCGGTCGGCCCGGCAATGGCGGCAACGGCGGCGGCCTGTTACCCAGCCTGCCACCTTCCACCCGGGACTGACCCACCCCGCACGCGACGCCGCCGCCGGCCGGACGACATGTCCGACCGGCGGCGGCGTTTGGCGTACCCGGACATCTCCCGCATTGGGGCGGGACGCGCACCCCCGTCGTACGGCAGGATGCCTTTTCATGAGCACCCAGTCGACGCCCGGCATCGACGACGCCGGAACCACCGACCACCCGTCCCGGTCCGATGGGTTCGTCCGCGGCCTCTCCGGCGCCATCGGCGGGCCGCTCGGCGACCACGCGACGGCACTGGACCAGCCGGCCGGCTCCGAGCGTCGGTTCTGGACCGCCGCCCGGATCGTGCTGGCGCTGGTCTGCCTCACGCTGGCGCTGCACTGGGTGCAGAAGTCGCCCTGCCAGGACGGCGCCTGGCAGAACAACGTCCAGTACAACCGGTTCTGCTACACCGATGTGCTCGCCCTCTACTACGCCGAAGGGCTCAACGAGGGCAAGGTGCCCTACCGCGACCATCCCGTCGAGTACCCGGTGCTGACCGGCTACTTCATGGGTGCCCTCGGACTGCCGGTGCATGCGATCGGCGACGGCGACCCGACCATCAACCAGGCCCAGTGGTTCTACAACCTCAACGCCCTCGTGCTCGGCGCGCTCGCGGTCGCCACCGTGGCGGTGATCCTCGCGCTGCGTCGCAGACGACCGTGGGACGCCGCGCTGTTCGCGATCGCCCCGGCGCTGCTGCTCACCGCCACCGTCAACTGGGACCTACTCGCCATCGGGCTCGCCGCGTTCGGGCTGCTGGCCTGGGCACGGCGACAACCGGCGGTGGCAGGCGTGCTGCTCGGTCTCGCCGGTGCGGCGAAGCTCTGGCCGCTGTTCCTGCTGGGGCCGATCCTCATCCTGGCGCTGCGAGCCAACCGGCTCCGCGCCGCGCTCACCGCCATCGGGACCGCGATCGTCGCCGTGGTGCTCGTGAACCTGCAACCTGCGCGGGCGTACCCGGAGAACTGGGGCCGCTTCTTCGAACTGAACACCACCCGGCCGATCGACTGGGGCACGCTCTGGTACATCGGGCGCTACCTCGACGGCAAGATCGGCACCGATCCCGGCCGGCTCGGTCCGTTCGAGTGGCTGAACGCCAACATCCCAACCCTCAACATCGTTTCGTACGCCCTGTTCGGGCTGGCCTGCCTCGGCGTGGCGGTGCTGGCGCTACGGGCACCACGCCGGCCCCGGCTCGCCCAGCTCGCGTTCCTTGTGGTCGCCGCGTTCCTCATCTTCAGCAAGGTCTGGTCCCAGCAGTTCGTGCTCTGGATGCTGCCGCTGATCGTGCTGGCCCGGCCGAAGTGGGGCGCCTTCCTGGCCTGGCAAATCGCCGAGGTCTGCTACTTCGTCGCCTTCTACGGTGAGCTGCTCGGCGCGGCGACCAGCCGCCCGGTCTTCCCCGAAGGGGTGT from Micromonospora profundi harbors:
- a CDS encoding glycosyltransferase family 87 protein, whose translation is MSTQSTPGIDDAGTTDHPSRSDGFVRGLSGAIGGPLGDHATALDQPAGSERRFWTAARIVLALVCLTLALHWVQKSPCQDGAWQNNVQYNRFCYTDVLALYYAEGLNEGKVPYRDHPVEYPVLTGYFMGALGLPVHAIGDGDPTINQAQWFYNLNALVLGALAVATVAVILALRRRRPWDAALFAIAPALLLTATVNWDLLAIGLAAFGLLAWARRQPAVAGVLLGLAGAAKLWPLFLLGPILILALRANRLRAALTAIGTAIVAVVLVNLQPARAYPENWGRFFELNTTRPIDWGTLWYIGRYLDGKIGTDPGRLGPFEWLNANIPTLNIVSYALFGLACLGVAVLALRAPRRPRLAQLAFLVVAAFLIFSKVWSQQFVLWMLPLIVLARPKWGAFLAWQIAEVCYFVAFYGELLGAATSRPVFPEGVFVLAASLRLGTVVVLCVLVIREILHPEQDAVRATYDDDPDGGVLDGAPDAPWLDRWRRREGNPAPEPEPAVTT